A single genomic interval of Nocardioides palaemonis harbors:
- a CDS encoding NUDIX domain-containing protein: MTDRFALVPASYVYLLRDGDAGTEVLLQQRGPVPYMPGHWAAAAAGHVEPGETAYDAARREALEELGIGDVALDFAFTMQRSQFGPAVEERVDFFFTARSWSGEPRIVEPEKASALAWAPLDALPDPMVPHEAHALAHLFSGERYLTFGWPTSP, from the coding sequence GTGACCGACCGCTTCGCCCTCGTCCCGGCGTCCTACGTCTACCTGCTGCGCGACGGCGACGCCGGGACCGAGGTGCTGCTCCAGCAGCGGGGGCCGGTTCCCTACATGCCCGGGCACTGGGCGGCGGCCGCCGCCGGGCACGTCGAGCCGGGCGAGACGGCGTACGACGCCGCGCGCCGCGAGGCTCTCGAGGAGCTCGGCATCGGCGACGTCGCGCTCGACTTCGCGTTCACCATGCAGCGCAGCCAGTTCGGGCCGGCGGTCGAGGAGCGGGTCGACTTCTTCTTCACCGCGCGCTCGTGGAGCGGCGAGCCGCGGATCGTCGAGCCGGAGAAGGCGTCCGCGCTGGCCTGGGCGCCGCTCGACGCGCTCCCCGACCCGATGGTGCCGCACGAGGCGCACGCGCTGGCGCACCTCTTCTCCGGCGAGCGCTACCTGACCTTCGGCTGGCCCACGTCGCCCTAG